From the genome of Chionomys nivalis chromosome 19, mChiNiv1.1, whole genome shotgun sequence, one region includes:
- the LOC130862175 gene encoding cytochrome c oxidase subunit 5B, mitochondrial — translation MASRLLRGVGALAAQALRARGPHGAVATRSMASGGGVPTDEEQATGLEREIMIASEKGLDPYNMLPPKAASGTKEDPNLVPSITNKRIVGCICEEDNCTVIWFWLHKGETQRCPSCGTHYKLVPHQLAH, via the exons ATGGCTTCAAGGTTACTTCGCGGAGTGGGCGCTCTGGCGGCTCAGGCCCTGAGGGCCCGCGGGCCCCATGGCGCGGTTGCGACGCGCTCCATGGCTTCTGGAG gTGGTGTTCCTACTGACGAGGAGCAggctacagggctggagagggagatcATGATAGCCTCAGAGAAGGGACTG GATCCATACAATATGCTACCTCCGAAGGCAGCTTCGGGCACCAAGGAAGATCCTAATTTAGTCCCGTCCATCACCAACAAGCGGATAGTGGGCTGCATCT GTGAAGAGGACAACTGTACCGTCATCTGGTTTTGGCTGCACAAAGGCGAGACTCAGCGGTGCCCAAGCTGTGGAACCCATTATAAGCTGGTGCCCCACCAACTGGCCCACTGA